A window of the Polaribacter sp. HaHaR_3_91 genome harbors these coding sequences:
- a CDS encoding LUD domain-containing protein gives MSSRNQILDRIKANKPALINLPNINISLFDEGLDLLKEFTKKVEVVGGNVISVNSNQEIIEQIDKTFTDAKVKYSNLADTASFNTIKLATLQKPHDLEDLDILILESKLAVAENGAIWISDSEIPVRVLPFITKHLMLVISQKDIVPYMHQAYEKLTNIKADFGVFIAGPSKTADIEQSLVIGAHGALSLTVFLKD, from the coding sequence ATGAGTAGCAGAAATCAAATATTAGACCGAATTAAAGCCAATAAACCGGCACTTATCAATTTACCAAACATCAATATTTCTCTTTTTGACGAAGGCTTAGATCTTCTTAAAGAATTTACTAAAAAAGTAGAAGTCGTTGGTGGTAACGTTATTTCTGTAAACTCTAATCAAGAGATTATTGAGCAAATAGATAAAACATTTACAGATGCCAAAGTAAAGTATTCTAATTTAGCAGATACCGCTTCTTTTAACACTATAAAATTAGCCACCTTACAGAAGCCACATGATTTAGAAGATTTAGATATTTTAATTTTAGAAAGTAAATTAGCCGTTGCAGAAAATGGTGCTATTTGGATCTCAGATTCAGAGATTCCTGTGCGTGTATTACCATTTATTACAAAGCATTTAATGCTCGTTATTTCACAAAAAGACATTGTGCCATATATGCATCAAGCGTATGAAAAATTAACCAACATAAAGGCCGATTTTGGTGTGTTTATTGCAGGCCCTTCTAAAACGGCAGATATAGAACAATCTTTAGTAATTGGTGCCCACGGTGCCTTAAGCCTTACTGTATTTTTAAAAGATTAA
- a CDS encoding lactate utilization protein B: MSHSKLASIFNKDEKRVDWHDKALWFVRHKRDLSVHNVKGWEELRNLGHGIKAHMLSNLDNYLIQFEENAKKNGVEVHWAANAEEHNKIVLQILKDNNAKKIVKSKSMLTEECHLNPTLEADGIEVIDTDLGERIVQLAKETPSHIVLPAIHKNRHEVDELFQEHLGTKPCDGAPQYLTGEARKHLRTKFIQADAALTGVNFAVAETGGFVVCTNEGNADMGAHLAPVHIACMGVEKIIPKQEHLGVFLRLLARSATGQPITTYSSHFKKPRKGAKMHIVIVDNGRSEQLSRPDFRASLHCIRCGACMNTCPIYRRSGGHSYDATIPGPIGSILSPGKDLTKHSTLPFASTLCGSCSDVCPVKIDIHSQLYKWRQIITKETPQPFVKKQAMKAMGNIFAHPNRFETVGKIARWSLRNLPKAMINSKPNVWGHTRDLPLGPEKSFDQWFKDRENEKKS, translated from the coding sequence AGATCTATCTGTTCATAATGTAAAAGGTTGGGAAGAACTAAGAAACCTAGGCCATGGAATTAAAGCTCACATGCTGTCCAACTTGGACAACTATTTAATTCAGTTCGAAGAAAATGCCAAAAAGAACGGTGTAGAAGTTCATTGGGCTGCAAATGCAGAAGAACACAATAAAATTGTACTTCAAATTCTTAAAGACAATAATGCTAAAAAAATTGTAAAAAGTAAATCGATGTTAACCGAAGAATGTCATTTAAATCCAACTTTGGAGGCAGATGGAATTGAGGTAATAGATACCGATTTAGGAGAACGCATAGTACAATTAGCAAAAGAAACACCAAGTCATATTGTATTGCCTGCCATACATAAAAACAGGCATGAAGTAGATGAATTGTTTCAAGAACATTTAGGCACAAAACCTTGCGATGGAGCCCCACAATACCTAACTGGTGAAGCAAGAAAACACTTACGAACCAAATTTATTCAAGCAGATGCAGCTCTTACAGGTGTTAACTTTGCTGTTGCAGAAACTGGTGGCTTTGTAGTTTGTACCAACGAGGGAAATGCTGATATGGGCGCACATTTAGCTCCTGTACATATTGCTTGTATGGGTGTAGAAAAAATAATACCAAAGCAAGAACACTTAGGTGTATTTTTAAGATTATTGGCAAGGTCTGCAACCGGACAACCAATAACCACCTATTCATCTCACTTTAAAAAACCAAGAAAAGGTGCAAAAATGCACATTGTAATTGTAGACAACGGACGATCTGAACAATTAAGTAGACCCGATTTTAGAGCCTCTTTACACTGTATTCGTTGTGGTGCTTGTATGAACACCTGCCCTATTTACAGAAGAAGTGGCGGCCATAGTTATGATGCTACCATTCCAGGACCAATTGGTTCTATTTTATCACCAGGAAAAGATTTAACAAAACACAGTACACTTCCGTTTGCATCCACCTTATGTGGTTCTTGTTCCGATGTGTGCCCTGTAAAAATAGATATTCATTCGCAGTTGTATAAATGGCGACAAATAATCACCAAAGAAACACCTCAACCGTTTGTTAAAAAGCAAGCTATGAAGGCAATGGGAAATATTTTTGCACACCCTAATCGTTTTGAAACTGTCGGTAAAATTGCACGTTGGTCTTTAAGAAACTTACCAAAAGCAATGATTAACTCCAAACCAAATGTTTGGGGGCATACCAGAGATTTACCTTTGGGCCCAGAGAAAAGTTTCGATCAATGGTTTAAAGATAGAGAAAACGAGAAAAAAAGTTAA